A region from the Brachyspira hampsonii genome encodes:
- a CDS encoding ABC transporter ATP-binding protein has protein sequence MIRCKNISKIYNTKDYNIAANKNISLEIKDGEIVWVAGVSGAGKSTLLHILSSIDVPTEGAVYWNDKEVSRLSDRERSSFRLLNIGLILQSLELLKTQSVFDNVALPLKFLNESYSNINKKVNEILENLKIDNLKKKKPEQLSGGQKQRVAIARALVSEAPYIFGDEISANLDTDTSKFIYEYIRDTIKRRNGIGFFISHDELIENYADTKYIMRDGEVTLKR, from the coding sequence ATGATAAGATGCAAAAATATATCAAAAATATATAATACTAAAGATTATAATATAGCAGCAAATAAAAATATTAGTTTGGAGATAAAAGACGGAGAAATTGTTTGGGTGGCTGGAGTTTCTGGAGCTGGTAAAAGTACGCTTCTTCATATACTATCAAGTATAGATGTGCCTACAGAGGGAGCAGTTTATTGGAATGATAAAGAGGTTTCAAGATTGAGTGATAGAGAAAGAAGCAGTTTCAGACTTTTAAACATTGGGCTTATTTTACAGTCGCTTGAACTATTAAAAACTCAGAGTGTATTTGATAATGTGGCACTTCCTCTTAAATTTTTAAATGAAAGTTATTCTAATATAAATAAAAAAGTTAATGAAATATTAGAAAACTTAAAAATAGATAATTTAAAAAAGAAAAAACCAGAACAGCTTTCAGGAGGACAGAAACAGAGAGTAGCCATAGCTAGAGCATTGGTAAGTGAGGCTCCTTATATATTCGGCGATGAGATAAGTGCGAATTTGGACACTGACACGAGCAAATTTATTTATGAATATATAAGAGACACTATAAAGAGAAGAAACGGCATAGGCTTTTTTATTTCGCATGATGAATTGATAGAGAATTATGCTGATACAAAATATATTATGAGAGATGGAGAGGTAACACTCAAGAGATAG